A DNA window from Helianthus annuus cultivar XRQ/B chromosome 15, HanXRQr2.0-SUNRISE, whole genome shotgun sequence contains the following coding sequences:
- the LOC110909948 gene encoding F-box/kelch-repeat protein At3g23880 isoform X4, whose product MSDNVPFEIQEEIIKRLPVKSLIRFRSVSKSWKSLIDSSDFITHYRSQRQHLLVYNYQSVDNRNCVSIVDDYTFPQHSVSVTLPLFVKMLRRYRKIGSSHGLLCLYREGEVVIWNPLITKAVVVNVPNNDEMFNTELGFGVCRETRDPKIVKIRYMDRFTDMEGVSSIPWQVEIFTVSTGEWRSLSSNLPRKSIVFGYRQIEDGVCVDGVYYWLATDRSTVDDATEAYTMIMSFDMTSEEFREVNLPDRFVYHVSMWDLDIYSLRESLVLVEFNFNNPVYDVWMMEDGVPKSFTKLFTFHVPDAIITCVHGFRKSGEVVMEVIEDDWEVRSLVVYEPNLKRITNLGISHSANDVSKIYVHSYMETLLLLDQPSFTIFDNGNRYVVNWNGELNSRWSLKHTSKE is encoded by the coding sequence atgTCAGACAACGTGCCTTTTGAGATCCAAGAGGAAATCATCAAACGCCTCCCAGTAAAATCACTCATTCGATTCCGATCAGTCTCCAAATCATGGAAATCTCTCATCGATAGCTCCGATTTCATCACTCATTACAGGTCCCAACGGCAACATCTTCTTGTGTATAACTATCAATCTGTTGATAATCGTAATTGTGTTTCAATCGTTGATGATTACACTTTCCCGCAACATAGCGTCTCCGTGACTCTTCCTCTGTTCGTTAAGATGCTTAGACGTTATAGGAAAATAGGCAGCTCTCATGGCTTGTTGTGTTTGTATAGAGAGGGAGAAGTTGTTATTTGGAATCCTTTGATTACAAAAGCTGTTGTCGTGAATGTGCCTAATAATGATGAGATGTTTAACACGGAGCTCGGGTTTGGGGTTTGTCGTGAGACGAGGGACCCTAAGATTGTTAAGATTAGATATATGGATAGGTTTACTGATATGGAAGGTGTAAGTAGCATCCCTTGGCAAGTTGAGATTTTTACGGTAAGTACGGGGGAGTGGAGAAGTCTGAGTAGCAATCTCCCTCGTAAATCGATTGTTTTTGGTTATCGACAAATTGAAGATGGGGTTTGTGTAGACGGGGTTTATTACTGGCTTGCTACCGATAGGAGTACCGTAGATGATGCAACTGAAGCTTATACTATGATTATGTCATTTGATATGACAAGTGAAGAATTTAGAGAAGTAAACCTCCCGGATAGATTTGTATACCATGTGTCTATGTGGGATTTGGACATATATAGTCTAAGGGAGTCTCTTGTTTTGGTTGAATTCAATTTCAATAATCCAGTTTACGATGTATGGATGATGGAGGATGGTGTACCAAAATCATTTACAAAATTATTCACTTTTCATGTGCCAGATGCAATAATAACATGTGTGCATGGATTTAGGAAAAGTGGTGAAGTTGTAATGGAGGTTATAGAAGATGATTGGGAAGTGCGATCTCTTGTTGTTTATGAACCTAACTTAAAACGCATAACTAATTTGGGTATATCGCATAGCGCTAATGATGTAAGTAAAATTTATGTGCATTCCTATATGGAAACGCTACTTTTGCTTGATCAACCATCATTTACAATTTTTGACAACGGTAATCGCTACGTTGTAAATTGGAATGGAGAGCTAAACAGCAGATGGAGTTTGAAGCATACAAGTAAG
- the LOC110909948 gene encoding F-box/kelch-repeat protein At3g23880 isoform X3 encodes MSDNVPFEIQEEIIKRLPVKSLIRFRSVSKSWKSLIDSSDFITHYRSQRQHLLVYNYQSVDNRNCVSIVDDYTFPQHSVSVTLPLFVKMLRRYRKIGSSHGLLCLYREGEVVIWNPLITKAVVVNVPNNDEMFNTELGFGVCRETRDPKIVKIRYMDRFTDMEGVSSIPWQVEIFTVSTGEWRSLSSNLPRKSIVFGYRQIEDGVCVDGVYYWLATDRSTVDDATEAYTMIMSFDMTSEEFREVNLPDRFVYHVSMWDLDIYSLRESLVLVEFNFNNPVYDVWMMEDGVPKSFTKLFTFHVPDAIITCVHGFRKSGEVVMEVIEDDWEVRSLVVYEPNLKRITNLGISHSANDVSKIYVHSYMETLLLLDQPSFTIFDNGNRYVVNWNGELNSRWSLKHTSKE; translated from the exons atgTCAGACAACGTGCCTTTTGAGATCCAAGAGGAAATCATCAAACGCCTCCCAGTAAAATCACTCATTCGATTCCGATCAGTCTCCAAATCATGGAAATCTCTCATCGATAGCTCCGATTTCATCACTCATTACAGGTCCCAACGGCAACATCTTCTTGTGTATAACTATCAATCTGTTGATAATCGTAATTGTGTTTCAATCGTTGATGATTACACTTTCCCGCAACATAGCGTCTCCGTGACTCTTCCTCTGTTCGTTAAGATGCTTAGACGTTATAGGAAAATAGGCAGCTCTCATGGCTTGTTGTGTTTGTATAGAGAGGGAGAAGTTGTTATTTGGAATCCTTTGATTACAAAAGCTGTTGTCGTGAATGTGCCTAATAATGATGAGATGTTTAACACGGAGCTCGGGTTTGGGGTTTGTCGTGAGACGAGGGACCCTAAGATTGTTAAGATTAGATATATGGATAGGTTTACTGATATGGAAGGTGTAAGTAGCATCCCTTGGCAAGTTGAGATTTTTACGGTAAGTACGGGGGAGTGGAGAAGTCTGAGTAGCAATCTCCCTCGTAAATCGATTGTTTTTGGTTATCGACAAATTGAAGATGGGGTTTGTGTAGACGGGGTTTATTACTGGCTTGCTACCGATAGGAGTACCGTAGATGATGCAACTGAAGCTTATACTATGATTATGTCATTTGATATGACAAGTGAAGAATTTAGAGAAGTAAACCTCCCGGATAGATTTGTATACCATGTGTCTATGTGGGATTTGGACATATATAGTCTAAGGGAGTCTCTTGTTTTGGTTGAATTCAATTTCAATAATCCAGTTTACGATGTATGGATGATGGAGGATGGTGTACCAAAATCATTTACAAAATTATTCACTTTTCATGTGCCAGATGCAATAATAACATGTGTGCATGGATTTAGGAAAAGTGGTGAAGTTGTAATGGAGGTTATAGAAGATGATTGGGAAGTGCGATCTCTTGTTGTTTATGAACCTAACTTAAAACGCATAACTAATTTGGGTATATCGCATAGCGCTAATGATGTAAGTAAAATTTATGTGCATTCCTATATGGAAACGCTACTTTTGCTTGATCAACCATCATTTACAATTTTTGACAACGGTAATCGCTACGTTGTAAATTGGAATGGAGAGCTAAACAGCAGATGGAGTTTGAAGCATACAAGTAAG GAATAG